The following coding sequences are from one Streptomyces venezuelae window:
- a CDS encoding toll/interleukin-1 receptor domain-containing protein, whose translation MDPAAFFYTSCVRADGWRALTRFHADLEYQLRIQEGFGVSGVLGAVAEPDSVRESAVTRAGVMIVLYSPRYFTDRGAGLEWAVFDARMRHHEDIRGVTARGCLVPLCWKPVADDQLPEGVRRSVEGPGAFDWLRQYGLESLAAPTHAENEVRYYALLEQLAKTVAEAGRTELERLDPADAQELDPAFGSESGAQTGQTADTGSVRNWARWTEILDSGTLQRRAPGSVAISYVGADQPWADWMSEVLGQRGHDVVQRRWRASRESLQDAVAQARAAAERMLVIFSRNYFAAGNTSPTEWADTFVNSPGRSSQAVLVQIDKAPRPLLVRDANVVVLAGADPAEAEHLIEQVLPETPQRSADRGSGR comes from the coding sequence GTGGATCCAGCCGCTTTCTTCTATACGAGTTGTGTACGTGCTGATGGCTGGCGTGCGCTGACGCGTTTCCATGCCGATCTGGAGTATCAGCTGCGGATCCAGGAGGGGTTCGGCGTCAGCGGTGTGCTCGGCGCGGTCGCGGAGCCGGATTCGGTCCGCGAGTCCGCCGTGACCAGGGCCGGTGTCATGATCGTGCTGTACTCACCGCGCTACTTCACCGATCGCGGCGCGGGACTCGAGTGGGCGGTCTTCGATGCCCGTATGCGCCATCACGAGGACATCCGGGGCGTCACGGCACGCGGCTGTCTGGTCCCCCTCTGCTGGAAACCCGTCGCCGACGACCAGCTTCCGGAGGGCGTACGCAGATCGGTGGAGGGGCCCGGAGCCTTCGACTGGCTGCGGCAGTACGGCCTGGAGTCCCTGGCTGCCCCCACCCATGCGGAGAACGAAGTACGGTATTACGCGCTGCTCGAACAATTGGCCAAAACCGTTGCCGAGGCGGGGCGTACGGAACTGGAACGACTGGACCCGGCCGATGCCCAGGAACTGGACCCGGCGTTCGGCAGCGAGAGCGGCGCGCAGACGGGGCAGACGGCCGACACGGGCAGCGTGCGGAACTGGGCGCGCTGGACCGAGATCCTCGACTCCGGGACGCTGCAGCGGCGCGCGCCGGGCTCGGTCGCCATCAGTTACGTCGGCGCCGACCAGCCCTGGGCCGACTGGATGTCGGAGGTGCTCGGCCAGCGGGGGCACGATGTCGTGCAGCGCCGCTGGCGTGCCAGCAGGGAGAGTCTCCAGGACGCGGTCGCGCAGGCGCGGGCCGCCGCCGAGCGCATGCTCGTCATCTTCTCGCGCAACTACTTCGCCGCCGGGAACACGAGCCCCACCGAGTGGGCGGACACGTTCGTCAACTCCCCCGGCCGGTCGTCGCAGGCCGTCCTGGTGCAGATCGACAAGGCTCCCCGGCCGCTGCTCGTCCGTGACGCGAACGTCGTCGTCCTGGCCGGCGCGGATCCCGCGGAGGCCGAGCACCTGATCGAGCAGGTGCTCCCGGAGACCCCGCAGCGGTCGGCGGATCGTGGGAGCGGCCGGTGA
- a CDS encoding TIR domain-containing protein encodes MSPSRRPPRELPRINNLPPLPAPFVGRDEEIADAHRLLMDHRAVLVHDPEGRPHGYGTSQLAFSYAHLFTQHYELMWVFDCAREPDPVRLAARVAEETERLRERFERDLGRPLDGPTAADWLYIFDNAADPDGLREHFPEGNARVLVTSRGTGAWQQNARLLVGPLPGADVVRLLMENMGLDNRQAARLADTFDGHPRQIVRAGEAVLSGKVTVEQVVTVTEIARMVPPPPARPEPSPSLPPPRRADVLDTGRTSLRSCLLRATVCENTGSYLRWMEALRSRPTATVLPKTASVGVELLSMAERVDLLLDTVFEQEDPGFVRALADTVSEAADAAGTGRQMASSVRRLAEELADLWHGTPRTASVEPAETPSCFFFTSWHNREVDFDEALRFHNLLEKRVTAKLGGRVTKSGFFDKLMQHGATWEPKMIEAIRTTRLMVPLITEGYFQRDWCRREWAVMVRRMAKLNAAPGQEPIAIMPVFWIRPLSDWQMPADFAPYQYWVHSGGRPAYEGDVFDLVADDKERELNSYVSTLAQSMVAQAGTHLPHLDRELVKKLPLAFRDVAGP; translated from the coding sequence GTGAGCCCGTCACGGCGTCCGCCCCGGGAGCTGCCGCGGATCAACAACCTCCCGCCGCTGCCGGCCCCGTTCGTCGGCAGGGACGAGGAGATCGCGGACGCGCATCGGCTGCTCATGGACCACCGCGCGGTGCTGGTGCACGACCCGGAGGGCCGCCCGCACGGGTACGGGACCTCGCAGCTGGCCTTCTCCTACGCCCACCTCTTCACCCAGCACTACGAGTTGATGTGGGTCTTCGACTGCGCCCGGGAACCGGACCCGGTCCGGCTCGCCGCGCGGGTGGCCGAGGAGACGGAGCGGCTGCGGGAGCGGTTCGAGCGGGATCTGGGGCGGCCGCTGGACGGTCCGACGGCGGCCGACTGGCTCTACATCTTCGACAACGCGGCGGATCCGGACGGCCTGCGGGAGCACTTCCCGGAGGGCAACGCGCGCGTTCTGGTCACGTCGCGCGGAACCGGCGCGTGGCAGCAGAACGCCCGGCTGCTCGTGGGCCCGCTGCCCGGTGCCGACGTGGTGCGGCTCCTCATGGAGAACATGGGTCTGGACAACCGGCAGGCCGCCCGGCTCGCCGACACCTTCGACGGGCATCCGCGCCAGATCGTGCGCGCCGGCGAAGCGGTCCTGTCGGGCAAGGTCACCGTGGAACAGGTCGTCACCGTCACGGAGATAGCCCGCATGGTTCCCCCGCCGCCCGCGCGTCCGGAGCCCTCGCCCTCGCTTCCCCCGCCGCGGCGGGCCGATGTGCTCGACACGGGCCGCACGAGTCTGCGGTCCTGCCTGTTGCGCGCGACGGTGTGCGAGAACACCGGCAGTTACCTGCGCTGGATGGAGGCTCTGCGGTCGCGGCCGACGGCGACCGTGCTGCCCAAGACGGCGTCCGTGGGTGTGGAGCTCCTGTCGATGGCGGAGCGCGTCGATCTGCTGCTCGACACCGTGTTCGAGCAGGAGGACCCGGGGTTCGTCCGGGCGCTGGCCGACACGGTGTCGGAGGCGGCCGACGCAGCGGGGACCGGCCGTCAGATGGCCAGCAGCGTACGCAGACTGGCCGAGGAACTGGCGGACCTCTGGCACGGGACACCGCGGACGGCGTCGGTGGAGCCGGCCGAGACGCCCTCCTGCTTCTTCTTCACCAGCTGGCACAACCGGGAAGTCGACTTCGACGAGGCGCTCAGGTTCCACAACCTGCTGGAGAAGCGGGTGACGGCGAAGCTCGGCGGGCGGGTCACGAAGTCCGGCTTCTTCGACAAGCTGATGCAGCACGGGGCCACGTGGGAGCCGAAGATGATCGAGGCGATCCGCACGACGCGGCTGATGGTCCCTCTGATCACGGAGGGGTACTTCCAGCGGGACTGGTGCCGGCGCGAGTGGGCCGTCATGGTGCGGCGCATGGCGAAGCTCAACGCCGCCCCGGGCCAGGAGCCCATTGCCATCATGCCCGTGTTCTGGATCAGGCCCCTCTCGGACTGGCAGATGCCGGCCGACTTCGCGCCGTACCAGTACTGGGTCCACTCGGGGGGCAGGCCGGCGTACGAGGGGGACGTCTTCGATCTGGTGGCGGATGACAAGGAGCGGGAGCTGAACAGCTACGTCTCCACGCTCGCCCAGTCCATGGTCGCCCAGGCCGGCACCCACCTGCCGCATCTGGACAGGGAGCTGGTGAAGAAGCTGCCCCTGGCGTTCCGGGACGTCGCCGGGCCGTGA
- a CDS encoding FxsB family cyclophane-forming radical SAM/SPASM peptide maturase, producing the protein MRCETAPRATPPPGEPAATFTQFVVKLYSRCNFGCPDCYIYEHRDRGWTDQPLVMGPAVMRRLSGRITDHLRRHTPERAQVVLHGGEPLLAGPAVLERFARRLRADCQDLTTRVELLVQTNASRIDRTFLEIFRRYDVTVGVSVDGTPRSHDRRRPDRAGRGTYTEVARALSLLRTPRYRRLYGGLLCVVDIEADPVETYEALLTHEPPTVDLLLPHATWQFPPPRPPGADDAAYGRWLAAVFDRWFDAPRRETSLRLFDSLLDLHLGGTSTSEMWGPYGSDVVVIQPSGLIEYNDILKTVSARAARSVLHIGAHDFDRAAADPGFAAERAGLTGLCAQCRACPVVDICGGGLRAHRHRPDNGFDNPSCFCADLRYLIDHVRERLTHGVSALRTHLDREGWSA; encoded by the coding sequence GTGCGGTGTGAGACCGCACCCCGCGCCACACCGCCCCCCGGCGAACCGGCGGCGACGTTCACCCAGTTCGTGGTGAAGCTCTACAGCCGCTGCAACTTCGGCTGCCCCGACTGCTACATCTACGAGCACCGCGACCGCGGCTGGACCGACCAGCCCCTGGTCATGGGCCCCGCGGTGATGAGAAGACTCTCCGGCCGCATCACCGACCACCTCCGCAGGCACACCCCGGAACGGGCCCAGGTCGTCCTGCACGGAGGTGAACCCCTGCTCGCCGGGCCCGCGGTCCTGGAGCGCTTCGCCCGCCGCCTGCGCGCCGACTGCCAGGACCTCACCACCCGGGTCGAACTGCTCGTCCAGACGAACGCCTCCCGGATCGACCGCACCTTCCTGGAGATCTTCCGCCGCTACGACGTCACCGTCGGCGTCAGCGTCGACGGCACCCCACGCTCACACGACCGCAGACGCCCCGACCGGGCGGGCCGGGGAACGTACACCGAAGTGGCCCGCGCCCTCTCCCTGCTGCGCACCCCGCGCTACCGGCGGCTGTACGGCGGTCTGCTGTGCGTCGTGGACATCGAGGCCGACCCCGTGGAGACGTACGAGGCGCTCCTCACGCACGAACCGCCCACCGTCGACCTGCTGCTCCCGCACGCCACCTGGCAGTTCCCGCCGCCCCGCCCGCCCGGCGCGGACGACGCGGCCTACGGCCGCTGGCTGGCCGCCGTGTTCGACCGCTGGTTCGACGCGCCGCGGCGCGAGACCTCGCTGCGGCTCTTCGACTCGCTGCTCGACCTGCACCTCGGCGGCACCAGCACCAGCGAGATGTGGGGCCCCTACGGCTCGGACGTCGTGGTCATCCAGCCGTCCGGGCTCATCGAGTACAACGACATCCTCAAAACGGTGAGCGCACGGGCCGCCCGCTCCGTACTCCACATCGGCGCCCACGACTTCGACCGCGCGGCCGCCGACCCCGGATTCGCCGCCGAGCGCGCGGGACTGACCGGACTCTGCGCACAGTGCAGGGCCTGCCCGGTCGTCGACATCTGCGGAGGCGGGCTCCGCGCCCACCGCCACCGCCCCGACAACGGCTTCGACAACCCGTCGTGCTTCTGCGCCGACCTCCGGTACCTCATCGACCATGTACGGGAGCGGCTCACGCACGGCGTCAGCGCGCTGCGCACGCACCTTGACCGAGAGGGGTGGAGCGCATGA